A window of the Brassica napus cultivar Da-Ae chromosome A2, Da-Ae, whole genome shotgun sequence genome harbors these coding sequences:
- the LOC106391917 gene encoding protein FLX-like 2, with the protein MGSNGRVPPPHHMRRPGLPHPEAFASVPSFNMLPPPHLMEQKLAAQHGEMQRLAIENQRLAATHGNLRQELAAAQHELQMLHSQIGSVKSDGEQRMSGLADKVAKMESELRKSEALKLEMQEAHAEARSLVVAREELMSKVHHLTQELQKSRSDVQQVPALMSELDGLRQEYQQCRATYDYEKKFYNDHIESLQAMEKNYMTMAMEVQKLQAQLMNSANSDRGAGIHPSTSSWYCNCTKFNCWHSSISLSRSSSTRRILPSRTWLLLPKRPSSWIIQQYALRLCCDKCSTLKS; encoded by the exons ATGGGAAGCAACGGAAGAGTTCCTCCACCGCATCACATGCGTCGTCCTGGCCTCCCTCACCCGGAGGCTTTTGCCTCCGTTCCTTCCTTCAACATGCTCCCTCCACCTCATCTCATGGAGCAAAAACTCGCGGCGCAGCACGGTGAAATGCAGAGACTAGCCATAGAGAATCAGAGGCTTGCTGCTACTCATGGTAACCTTAGACAAGAGCTAGCAGCAGCGCAGCACGAGTTGCAGATGCTGCATTCTCAGATAGGGTCGGTGAAGTCTGATGGAGAGCAGCGGATGAGCGGTCTTGCTGACAAAGTTGCGAAGATGGAGTCTGAGCTTCGAAAGTCTGAGGCTttgaagctggagatgcaggaGGCTCATGCAGAGGCACGGAGCCTGGTCGTGGCGAGGGAGGAACTTATGTCGAAAGTGCATCATTTGACTCAGGAGCTTCAGAAGTCTCGCTCAGATGTGCAGCAGGTTCCTGCTCTCATGTCGGAGCTTGATGGTTTAAGACAGGAATACCAACAGTGCAG GGCAACGTATGACTATGAGAAGAAGTTTTACAACGACCATATCGAGTCACTTCAGGCAATGGAGAAGAACTACATGACTATGGCTATGGAAGTACAGAAACTTCAAGCACAGTTAATGAACAGTGCAAATTCGGACAGAGGAGCTG GGATACATCCCTCCACCAGCTCCTGGTACTGCAACTGCACCAAATTCAATTGTTGGCACAGCTCAATATCCTTATCAAGGAGTAGCTCAACCAGGAGGATACTTCCCTCCAGGACCTGGTTACTACTTCCCAAGAGGCCCTCCTCCTGGATCATCCAACAATACGCCTTACGGCTCTGCTGCGACAAATGCTCCACGCTGAAATCCTAG